In Parageobacillus sp. KH3-4, the genomic window ATCTGCCCGATCAGAGCGAGCGTAATGCCAAACGCCAACGCCTCACAGACAAACATCCATCTGCCTAAAAAATCATGGCATAGACAAAAACCGTTCTCAACCCGTAAAGCAATTCCATTAAGCCGATGTTCAATCTTGTATTTGTAAAACGATCTAATATTTTCTAATTAGATACAAAAAAATAATGTCAGCCAATATCAACACTATACCTAATAAATATCCTGCGTATTTCTATCTTTTCATTCCCTTAAAATAAATCATATACCTCCATGTTTACCACATTTTATACAAAAAGAAGAAAGTCTAGATGAAAAGACCAAGCTCAAGCTTTTTTTCTTCTATATTTGAGAAAAACTCTTTGAAGAAAGCGGTAATGTGAAAAATGTATAGTTGGAGGTGCTTTTTTGATGTATAATGCTCTATAAACAAAAATATACGTTCTTAAACACTATTGAACCCTTCATATTTCGACTGAACGAGAGGATTCCCCCTCACTTCGCTTCGAGATGGAGGACAATTTAACATTCACAAAAACTAGAAAATTCAAGACGTTAGCCTTCGATTCACGAGTTAAATAATTGCAACAGCTACTGATCGATTGCATGGATCACTTCTGTCGCCACCGTAGCCCATATGAAAAGAAAAAGAAAAAAACACGTGCAGATACAGATAGAAGGAATTTGTTCATGCTCGTGTTCCTTGCTTTTATTATGAATAATTTATCTAAATTATAACTCAACTGTGGTCATTTCCCCATCTGCTTCATTTGCTCAGCATCCCCTTCGGCAGAAAGAAATTTGTTTTATTGTGCAAAAATTTACCAATAATACCTAGCCTCCTATGAAGTTCATGTTCCTCAGTCCGAAAGTTTGCCGCCCGCTCCCTTCCGATTCCATGTCGCCACGAACACCCTTACGCTAGATTAGCAGCTGCTTTTGCCTTCACGGATTGGGACCATCCTCCTATAGACTGCTCCTATACCGGGCATACAAAAAGCCCCCATTCAGGCGCGTTTCTTTTACAAATAAGCGCTGATTGAATGGATTTCTCAAAATTCAAATAGGTATTTTTTATCATATTTTTATGAATAAAATGATTCAAAATCCTTAATTTTCCTGTTTCATATTTCCTGGAAAACAAACACTGTGTAAAATATATAATGAATTCCATATTTTCTATAAACAGTAGTTATTTTGAAGGAAGATGAATATGACGGAGAAAGAATACATCATTCACCAATTATATAATGATATTTCTAATCTTGAAAACCAATTGCGCGGTAATCACGAAAAAATTGCACGGTTAAAAAAAGCTGAAAGCGGCATATCCAATGAACTTAGTGAATTGGTTGATCACAAACCACTTGTATTTGACCCCGAGCTCACTCCCTATACATGGCAGGGCAAATATGCCGATATGTTTTTAGATATAAGAAACGACACCAATTACGCATACACTGGCATTATTCAGCAAACCGAAGACCTTCTAAATGATATTTCCAAAAAGATATCGGAACTAGAAGTGATGAATACAAGCATTTCCAACACCATCTCTTCAAAACGAAGCCAGCTGGCTCATCTAAAGGCTCAGTAAACAGGTGGGATCACAATGACAGAAATTAAAGTCCATTTACAGGAAGTTGAAGCGTCCTTAGACGGGCTAAAACGTAAAATCGGCGAATTAAACACTAACCATTCACATCCATCGTTCCCTGTTTCCTCTCTTGATTTCATCACAAAAATAAAAGCAATTGAAGACCTTTACTATCAAATCGTTGCCGATTATAAAAATACGCTGTTAAACATTGAAAGCGATGTTCGCAGACATATTGAGAATCTTGCGGAGACAGACCGAAATATTGCCAAAAAGATGACCATATAACGGGGAGTCAAGATGATGAAGGCATTAAAAGTATCGGAAGTTTCGCATGAAACCAATCAATTGATCCGTCAAAAACAGCAAGAAAAAGAACAAATTCTTGCTGTTCGCGATGCTGTAAACAAAATAATCCATTTAGACGATGCTTTAAAGGGGGAAGGCGGTGAAGCGATTAAAGAACACTTTGCCACTTTGCATATTCCTGCCATTCTCCTGCTGCATCAATTTCTTTATCAGTATTTAGACATTCTAAAAGACATTTTAACTAGGATCGAACATTTTGAAACAAATAGCGGTTTTATAAGCGAAGAATTTATCGAAACAGAAGTAAAAACAGGCCTTAATCAGTTAGAAAACTTCACTGAGGAAACAGTCAATAGCATCAATCAATATTTTTTCGACGTGGCAGATTTGGTTCATGGCACTCCCGTTCAAATTCTTCATTTTCAGCATCAAATCGCATCGGCAAAAAGTCACGCTCAAAAAACTGTCCATGAACTGGCGAAGTTTGATGAAGAAATCTCTCGCGAACTGTCATCCTTGCAAGAGCAGCTTGCTCAAATTCGTTCATTCACCCAGAAACTGCGCGAATGGACAAAAGGCGGCGTTTTCTTAAGCAAAGAACAAATAAAAGAAATCGAAAATTACATTTCCGAAACAGATACGTTCAAAAAAATGATTGATGAGGCGATTGAACTGTCTGTACAAGAGGGAGATTCCACTTTTGTGGGTGCCGTCGCCGAATGGCTGGATTCCCTTGGCAAATTCAACGGCGGGCTTAGTGTTGCAAAAGGATTACTTGCAGTTCATGTTCTCAATTCAGGCTTATTAACTTTATCGAAAGATGCGAAAGGAAATTTTATTATTAAAGCATCGCCAACGTGGATACAAGGAGCAAATAAAAAATATGAGTCAAAAATTGCAGAAACAATCTATGAATTATTAAAAAAAGGAGATAAAAACTCTGCTAATGTAATTAAAAGATTTTTAGCAAAATATAATCGTGCGCCAAGCGGTGTTTTACGTGACCTTATTGGTTTGCATGCGAAAACAAATAGAATCAGTTTTGGAAAAATCATCGCACAACAACACAAAATCCTTGTCTTTGATGAAAGCCTATTAAAACAATATAAAGCAAAAGTGGATATTAAAAGCACCATTCGGCAATTTACAGATGTTAAATCTGTATCAAAACTTATTAAAAGGTTGCCATATGCAGGAATAGCGTTCTCGGTCACGACAAATATAGGTGAATTTTGGAGTGACAACAACCAATATAAATCTTCGTTTGAAAATTTCGGGAGGTTTTCGGCAGGTATTGGACTTGATATTGGCGTTGTTGCTACAACGTCTGCAGGGGCATATATAGGTTCATTAATAGCACCAGGTCCGGGAACAATTATTGGCGGAGCTATTGGCGCCGGAGTTGGTATTGTTGGGTCATGGTTAATAGAGGATGTTGCAAAAGACTTTGGCGAAAAAGTCGGACGAGAATTTGGAGAAGGTGTGCAGAAAATCAAGGAAGGTGTAGAAAAGGTAGGAAAAGAAATTGAGGAAGGTATTGAAAACGTTACAGAAATGGTAAGGGATTCTTTAACAAGCGCGGAAAAGTTTATTGTGGATTTTTTTAATTAGTGTAATAAAAATTGAGATTATACCAAATTACTTTAACAAAGGAGATATTTATATTATGAAAGTATTATTTCCAAGCTCTGAATTGAAGCAACAAGTTCGCACATTTCCATTAAAAAAAAAGAATAAAAAAAATTTTTCCATTAAAAGAGGAGCAGCCTTTTTTTTAGAGAGTAATCTCTTTGTCCTTCTCCTTCTCGCTATACTTCTCATCAATAAAAATGACTGGGATGAAGACGGTTCAATTATTGTTTTCATTTTTATTTCCGGTTTTGAACTTCTGTTTATGTTGCTTTTTATTCCCGCTTGCTTTTTCTATGAACCGGTCCGTATAAAACGAATCATTCAATCAATCTTCAAAAAAAGAGAAAAAAATGAATGGATAGGAATGGCTTTAGCTTTTTGTGTAATAACCCTTTTTTCTTTAGGCTTTATTTTCATACCTTATCCAAGCAACTATCTTCCATTATGGTTTACAGTTAGCTGGATATGCGCTTTTGTATCCATATTTATTCAGCGTGTTGTTATTGCTTATTATTATTCTAACGCGAACATAGACAATAACCAGAAAAGTATATCAAATTATTTTTTTAAATATGTTACGTTATTTATTATGGGCTTTAACCATTATATTCAATTACTTCTATCCAAAATGCCGTTTTTGCTCAATAAACTATTTGCGATTTTAACTTTCCTTGTACTAATTTTGCAATCTTTTGTGCTTCTTGGCGTATATGATTGATATAGCTATAAGTGAATACTTTGAAGGAGATGCGATCACATGAGTACAAATGGAACCGTTGCTTTATCGATGAACGAATTAGTTTCTGCTCTGGCTTTATGCGGATACAGCGAAATAGCCAGCCAAATATTAAACGACGCTACTTTAGTAGAAAATGAAGAAGAAGAACAACGTTTTATCCGTGAAGTCGAGCAGCTGCTGCATCAGAAAGGTTATTTAGATGTGACAAGAGAATCTTTATTAGTTCCGGGATTAGAAAATTTGATTCATCTGTTAGTACAGTCCAGAGAAAAAGTTCGATGCGTGGATATGAAAAAAAGACACGTATTGTTGCTGCACCGTGTCCATGATTCCAAAACTTTAGTTCAACATGTGAAAGGAAACGAACATTCCTTTTCATTTCATGATCCTCAAAAAGGATTTTTTAATTTGCTTGGTCACTTTTTTGCTTCAAATACTAGAAGAAAGAAGCCCGAAGATATCCTGCCTATGGAAATAAACAGTAAGCTGTTTGATGAGCTTCATACATCAGAACCGGAAGTGCTTGTTGAAGCGATGCAAGATGAAAAAGTCCCGTCCACTATGCGTTTATTTTTACAAGATTTTTTGGATAATGGGCAGGAATTAAACAATTTCGCTTTTATGGAATCCGATTATGTGAAAAATAGATCTGTTTTGGACC contains:
- a CDS encoding DUF5082 family protein gives rise to the protein MTEKEYIIHQLYNDISNLENQLRGNHEKIARLKKAESGISNELSELVDHKPLVFDPELTPYTWQGKYADMFLDIRNDTNYAYTGIIQQTEDLLNDISKKISELEVMNTSISNTISSKRSQLAHLKAQ
- a CDS encoding YwqI/YxiC family protein; this encodes MTEIKVHLQEVEASLDGLKRKIGELNTNHSHPSFPVSSLDFITKIKAIEDLYYQIVADYKNTLLNIESDVRRHIENLAETDRNIAKKMTI
- a CDS encoding LXG domain-containing protein, which produces MMKALKVSEVSHETNQLIRQKQQEKEQILAVRDAVNKIIHLDDALKGEGGEAIKEHFATLHIPAILLLHQFLYQYLDILKDILTRIEHFETNSGFISEEFIETEVKTGLNQLENFTEETVNSINQYFFDVADLVHGTPVQILHFQHQIASAKSHAQKTVHELAKFDEEISRELSSLQEQLAQIRSFTQKLREWTKGGVFLSKEQIKEIENYISETDTFKKMIDEAIELSVQEGDSTFVGAVAEWLDSLGKFNGGLSVAKGLLAVHVLNSGLLTLSKDAKGNFIIKASPTWIQGANKKYESKIAETIYELLKKGDKNSANVIKRFLAKYNRAPSGVLRDLIGLHAKTNRISFGKIIAQQHKILVFDESLLKQYKAKVDIKSTIRQFTDVKSVSKLIKRLPYAGIAFSVTTNIGEFWSDNNQYKSSFENFGRFSAGIGLDIGVVATTSAGAYIGSLIAPGPGTIIGGAIGAGVGIVGSWLIEDVAKDFGEKVGREFGEGVQKIKEGVEKVGKEIEEGIENVTEMVRDSLTSAEKFIVDFFN